One window of Burkholderia thailandensis E264 genomic DNA carries:
- a CDS encoding non-ribosomal peptide synthetase translates to MTSFPTALHHRIHALARLAPDAPALASFAPDTVRLTRGELDDRAARLAAQLRAAGVGAEVPVGVCVARSCDLFVALLAVMKAGGAFVALDPRHPAARLDWVARDAGLAHGIVDASADAAMRARFARCFDVGGVAEADPAAPREHGGDVHPRAAAYMIYTSGSTGTPKAVVVEHGPLAAHGDALAESLPIGPDDRVLHFASVNFDVAIEAWLVPLAVGGSIVISDPPPFAPDAAHALISRERVTNTTLPPAYLREFAAVCAREGVPPSLRVLLFGGEAMSQDAFEEIRRVFPALRLVNGYGPTETVISPMLWPVAPGAAPALDEGNGYASLPIGWPIGRRVARVERADGTVARGEAGELLLGGACLARGYHGRAALTAERFLPDPAGEPGARIYRTGDLARERADGSFDYLGRLDDQVQVRGVRVEPGEIAACLLTHPGVRDAGVLAETAGGRTQLIACVALAAPQRETSAGEPCSDAQPDDDALRAHVAAHLPAAWLPHRIARFDKLPYTLNGKLDRAALRDAVAALPIEAAIDFDAPHTDTERRVAALWRRLLNDPAPIGRVDRFFVRGGDSLAAMQLQAAIRLEWRVNLRLDAIFDDAPLAELAARIDAAEREAGRPAAIAAPAARAVTAGASNVGNAGNAAGTLERAASFAQQRFWVLARTQDAGAAYHVSFHWDVDGALDLDTLQRALDTLIARHEAWRTTLVENDDGVVVQRIHAALPVPIAAVDLRGEAGASRAARLAELTERHASAPFDLSDGPLVRALLVTLADGAQRFLLTTHHAVSDGWSSRCAFAELTAAYAAFAEGREPELPALPIQYADYAQWQRDALDANETARQLAYWRDALANAPAPLALPLDRPRSAERDYRGGRLARRLSPAASDAVRAVARRLHASPFTVLLAAFDAWLFRLTGERDLAVAAPIAQRARPETAPLVGLFLNTLALRAHVSPVQSFESLVASVRDAAFGAFAHQDVPFDKVVDAVKPPVRRGDEWLRVKFAQQFDLELSASLPGATVRMAPGLDTAARFDYALDFTDDARGIEFVAAYAQDGIDEATAQAWLDSFAALVDDATRDPRRAIAELTIAQGGAPRALLAGRPLATAPDVLALFAREAAEHPHRIALADADTQLTFAELDDASNRVALALRRDGAREKAGGAEMPVAICIERSVRFVVAFVGVLKAGAYAVPLDPASPRERLAAALAACGARRMLAAGDLGALGEFDGVAVQDVDACAHDASLANAAAPRVPPHPEQAAYLIFTSGSTGAPKGVVVSHRALADYVAGMLDELAFAPHASMAMASTVAADLGHTTLFGALCSGRTLHLLPAHAAFDPDRFAHEMATREVDVLKIVPSHLHALLDAQRAADVLPAHALVTGGEGLPWSLVERIAALKPDCRVINHYGPTEASVGALVCDTSAPAQADLRAAAAGASDARARGVPLGRPLPNAHACVLDAHGASVPVGAIGELYLGGPGVARGYLGRAAATAERFVPHPHEAGARVYRTGDRVRLRADGRLDFLGRLDDQVKIRGYRVEPGEVSAALRALPGVAQGETLALEHDGRLRLVAFATPAAGARLSGDALRDALAARLPDYMVPAALVVLDALPVTANGKIDRAALRALAAAPAPATAADEDAPRGPIEETLAAVWRDVLKAARVGRHDNFFELGGDSILVLQVIARSRKRGVKFTPKQLFDGPTLAELARVAASIEAVAPKEGAAVAAKAAATQPACAANRNEASLTPAQLRFFDLDIPCRGHWNQSIQLEVAGAFDFDAFARAFDALLNHHPVFRERFAPTGENGAWRVSAAPRAFDTLPLAAGAARDEADALAQFDALQRTLDLAHGPLACAFAAALPDGTAAGATKLYLAIHHAIVDGVSWRVLLDDLDAAYRAACERRAVRLAPTGASASEWAARLSRAARDPAGPFASELPYWAALAAPHDDLRLDRPDAAAANADADVVIQTLDPSLTRDVLTDANAAYRTHAVELLIAALVSALGRRTGAASCRLELEGHGREALFDDIDASRTLGWLTSHYPVAFAVEATPAATLAGVKDALRAVPNKGLGFGVLRHYGDDATRAALAQVARPRVTFNYLGQFDAPRDAALVPRFGGAGRERDPAGPLGNALAIHAYVDANDDRALKVHWVYGATQFDRATIDALAAQFDAALRALAAACRARVAERGAGATPGDYPLARAAGLTQEALDRLPFDARAIDDIYPLSPMQQGILFHSLFAPERATYVNQLVATLVDPDVERLRGAFDAAVPRHDILRTGFAAHEAKPMQIVHRHARMPIEIVDWRGAHASAGALDAALDAWLAADRARGFDLATPPLMRVTLIRTGEADWRLVWTRHHLLLDGWSTARLFADVLRDYIEPPRANPFAAPARTRYRDFIAWLARRDVGADRAFWLERVARLGEPTRVAELERSASGAPDGDAGARETAGRANWRATLPAADTARIAEAARRMKVTVNTIVQGAWALALQRITHRAAVAFGATVAGRPDALPEVDTVLGLFINTLPVIAAPLPQRVARDWLASLQRDNAAALEHAHAPLYEIQQWAGLGGPLFDTLVVFENYPVDEAWQGRDARALQKRDLRNIEATDFALTLVIEAGDTLAIDYGYDPARLGQARVEALHRAFAACIAGLVNHPDAPLGAISCASADDLALIARSNATDVDWPDAQRAPLFAQFEAAARTRPDAIALEFADADADGTVARMRYGELDAKAGRVAAALAACGVRPDSIVALCVERSFDMVVALVGAMKARAAYLPVDPDYPAERIAHLLGDAKPPVVITQAHLRARVEAALAGAHAEAVVVTIDEWLERAPAAFPGATETGAGRIAAAADVAADQLAYLIYTSGSTGQPKGAGNTHGALANRIAWMQRAYRLTPDDVVLHKTPFGFDVSVWEFVWPLSVGAKLAIAAPGDHRDPARLVAAIDAHRVTTLHFVPSMLAAFVAYLDDFGAAARCASVRTIVASGEALAPELVARVAALLPHAQLHNLYGPTEAAIDVSHWRCTAADAAAAAVPIGHPIANVQLHVLDAALQPAPVGATGELYLGGAGLARGYVGRAALTAERFVPDPFVPGARLYRTGDLARRRADGALDYLGRIDTQVKLRGQRIELGEIEALLRSAHGVRDAVVIVRGDRLVGYVACAAPAGFDAAAQIERLRARLPAYMVPAQLVALDALPVTPNGKCDRRALPEPAFDARVVEAPRTDTERALAAIWQRVLKLPDIGRDEDFFTLGGHSLLAAQANAQANLQWSLTLPLRTIFDERTLARCAAAIDRAREAGRDHDAASAIDALLGELEAQ, encoded by the coding sequence ATGACGAGCTTTCCGACTGCGCTGCATCATCGAATCCATGCGCTCGCGCGACTGGCCCCCGACGCGCCCGCGCTCGCGTCGTTCGCGCCCGACACCGTGCGCCTCACGCGCGGCGAACTCGACGACCGGGCCGCGCGCCTCGCGGCGCAGCTGCGCGCGGCGGGCGTGGGCGCGGAGGTGCCGGTCGGCGTGTGCGTCGCGCGCTCGTGCGATCTGTTCGTCGCGCTGCTCGCGGTGATGAAGGCGGGCGGCGCGTTCGTCGCGCTCGATCCGCGCCATCCGGCCGCGCGGCTCGACTGGGTCGCGCGCGACGCGGGGCTCGCGCACGGCATCGTCGACGCATCCGCCGACGCCGCGATGCGCGCGCGCTTCGCGCGGTGCTTCGACGTCGGCGGCGTCGCCGAGGCGGACCCCGCCGCGCCGCGCGAGCACGGCGGCGACGTGCATCCGCGCGCGGCCGCGTACATGATCTATACGTCGGGCTCGACGGGCACGCCGAAGGCGGTCGTCGTCGAGCACGGCCCGCTCGCCGCGCACGGCGACGCGCTCGCCGAGTCGCTGCCGATCGGGCCCGACGATCGCGTGCTGCATTTCGCGTCGGTGAACTTCGACGTCGCGATCGAGGCATGGCTCGTGCCGCTCGCAGTCGGCGGCAGCATCGTCATCAGCGATCCGCCGCCGTTCGCGCCCGATGCCGCGCATGCGCTGATCTCGCGCGAGCGCGTGACGAACACGACGCTGCCGCCCGCGTACCTGCGCGAGTTCGCGGCCGTGTGCGCGCGCGAAGGCGTGCCGCCGTCGCTGCGCGTGCTGCTGTTCGGCGGCGAGGCGATGTCGCAGGACGCGTTCGAGGAGATCCGCCGCGTGTTCCCGGCGCTTCGCCTCGTCAACGGCTACGGGCCGACCGAAACCGTGATCTCCCCGATGCTCTGGCCGGTCGCGCCGGGTGCCGCGCCCGCGCTCGACGAAGGCAACGGCTACGCGTCGCTGCCGATCGGCTGGCCGATCGGCCGGCGCGTCGCGCGCGTCGAGCGCGCCGACGGCACGGTTGCGCGCGGCGAAGCGGGCGAGTTGCTGCTCGGCGGCGCGTGCCTCGCGCGCGGCTATCACGGCCGCGCCGCGCTGACGGCCGAGCGCTTCCTGCCCGATCCGGCGGGCGAGCCCGGTGCGCGGATCTACCGCACGGGCGACCTCGCGCGCGAGCGGGCGGACGGCTCGTTCGACTATCTCGGCCGGCTCGACGATCAGGTGCAGGTGCGCGGCGTGCGCGTCGAGCCGGGCGAGATCGCCGCGTGCCTGCTCACGCATCCGGGCGTGCGCGACGCGGGCGTGCTCGCCGAGACGGCGGGCGGGCGCACGCAACTGATCGCGTGCGTCGCGCTCGCGGCGCCGCAACGCGAAACGTCGGCGGGCGAGCCGTGTTCCGATGCGCAGCCGGACGACGACGCGCTGCGCGCGCACGTCGCCGCGCATCTGCCGGCCGCGTGGCTGCCGCACCGGATCGCGCGCTTCGACAAGCTGCCGTACACGCTGAACGGTAAGCTCGATCGCGCCGCGCTGCGCGACGCGGTCGCGGCGCTGCCGATCGAGGCCGCCATCGACTTCGACGCGCCGCATACCGACACCGAGCGCCGCGTCGCCGCGCTGTGGCGGCGCCTCCTGAACGATCCGGCGCCGATCGGCCGCGTCGACCGCTTCTTCGTGCGCGGCGGCGATTCGCTCGCCGCGATGCAATTGCAGGCGGCGATCCGGCTTGAGTGGCGCGTCAACCTGCGGCTCGACGCGATTTTCGACGACGCGCCGCTCGCCGAGCTCGCCGCGCGCATCGATGCGGCCGAGCGCGAAGCGGGGCGGCCGGCCGCGATCGCGGCGCCGGCGGCGCGCGCCGTCACGGCCGGCGCGAGCAACGTGGGCAACGCTGGCAACGCGGCCGGCACGCTCGAGCGCGCCGCATCGTTCGCGCAGCAACGCTTCTGGGTGCTCGCGCGCACGCAGGACGCGGGCGCCGCGTATCACGTGTCGTTTCACTGGGACGTCGACGGCGCGCTCGATCTCGATACGCTGCAGCGCGCGCTCGACACGCTGATCGCGCGTCACGAGGCGTGGCGCACGACGCTCGTCGAGAACGACGACGGCGTCGTCGTCCAGCGCATCCACGCGGCGCTGCCGGTGCCGATCGCGGCCGTCGACCTGCGCGGCGAGGCCGGCGCGTCGCGCGCCGCGCGTCTGGCCGAGCTGACCGAGCGCCACGCGAGCGCGCCGTTCGACCTGTCCGACGGCCCGCTCGTGCGCGCGCTGCTCGTCACGCTCGCCGACGGCGCGCAGCGCTTTCTGCTGACGACGCACCACGCGGTCAGCGACGGCTGGAGCTCGCGCTGCGCGTTCGCCGAGCTGACGGCCGCGTACGCGGCGTTCGCCGAAGGCCGCGAGCCCGAACTGCCGGCGTTGCCGATCCAGTACGCCGACTATGCGCAATGGCAGCGCGACGCGCTCGATGCGAACGAGACCGCGCGCCAGCTCGCATATTGGCGTGACGCGCTCGCGAACGCGCCCGCGCCGCTCGCGCTGCCGCTCGACCGGCCGCGCTCGGCCGAGCGTGACTATCGCGGCGGCCGGCTCGCGCGGCGCCTTTCGCCCGCCGCGTCGGATGCGGTGCGCGCCGTCGCGCGCCGGCTCCATGCGTCGCCGTTTACCGTGCTGCTCGCCGCATTCGACGCGTGGCTCTTTCGCCTGACGGGCGAGCGCGATCTCGCGGTCGCCGCGCCGATCGCCCAGCGCGCGCGGCCGGAAACCGCGCCGCTCGTCGGCCTGTTCCTCAACACGCTCGCGCTGCGCGCGCACGTGTCGCCCGTGCAATCGTTCGAATCGCTCGTCGCGTCGGTGCGCGACGCCGCGTTCGGCGCGTTCGCGCATCAGGACGTGCCGTTCGACAAGGTGGTCGACGCGGTGAAGCCGCCCGTGCGGCGCGGCGACGAGTGGCTGCGCGTGAAGTTCGCGCAGCAGTTCGATCTCGAGCTGTCCGCGTCGCTGCCGGGCGCGACCGTGCGGATGGCGCCGGGGCTCGACACGGCCGCGCGCTTCGATTACGCGCTCGATTTCACCGACGATGCGCGCGGCATCGAATTCGTCGCCGCGTACGCGCAGGACGGGATCGACGAGGCGACCGCGCAGGCGTGGCTGGACAGCTTCGCCGCGCTCGTCGACGATGCGACGCGCGATCCGCGCCGCGCGATCGCCGAGCTCACGATCGCGCAGGGCGGCGCGCCGCGCGCGCTGCTCGCGGGCCGGCCGCTCGCGACCGCGCCCGACGTGCTGGCGCTCTTCGCGCGCGAGGCGGCCGAGCATCCGCATCGGATCGCGCTTGCCGACGCCGACACGCAGCTCACGTTCGCCGAGCTCGACGATGCGTCGAACCGCGTCGCGCTCGCGCTGCGGCGCGACGGCGCGCGCGAGAAGGCTGGCGGCGCGGAAATGCCCGTCGCGATCTGCATCGAGCGCTCGGTGCGCTTCGTCGTCGCGTTCGTCGGCGTGCTGAAGGCGGGCGCGTATGCGGTGCCGCTCGATCCGGCGTCGCCGCGCGAGCGCCTCGCCGCGGCGCTCGCGGCGTGCGGCGCGCGCCGGATGCTCGCGGCGGGCGACCTCGGCGCGCTCGGCGAATTCGACGGCGTGGCCGTGCAGGACGTCGACGCATGCGCGCACGACGCGTCGCTCGCGAACGCCGCCGCGCCGCGCGTGCCGCCGCACCCCGAGCAGGCCGCGTATCTGATTTTCACGTCGGGCTCGACGGGCGCGCCGAAGGGTGTCGTCGTATCGCATCGCGCGCTCGCCGACTACGTCGCCGGCATGCTCGACGAACTCGCGTTCGCGCCGCACGCGTCGATGGCGATGGCCTCGACCGTCGCGGCCGACCTCGGCCACACGACGCTGTTCGGCGCGCTGTGCTCGGGCCGCACGCTGCATCTGCTGCCCGCGCACGCGGCGTTCGATCCGGACCGCTTCGCGCACGAGATGGCGACGCGCGAGGTCGACGTGCTGAAGATCGTGCCGAGCCATCTGCATGCGCTCCTCGACGCGCAGCGCGCGGCCGACGTGCTGCCCGCGCACGCGCTCGTGACGGGCGGCGAGGGGCTGCCGTGGTCGCTCGTCGAGCGCATCGCCGCGTTGAAGCCGGACTGCCGGGTGATCAATCACTACGGGCCGACCGAGGCAAGCGTCGGCGCGCTCGTGTGCGACACGTCCGCGCCCGCGCAGGCCGATCTGCGCGCGGCCGCGGCGGGCGCGAGCGATGCGCGGGCGCGCGGCGTGCCGCTCGGGCGGCCGCTGCCGAACGCGCACGCATGCGTGCTCGACGCGCACGGCGCGAGCGTGCCCGTCGGCGCGATCGGCGAGCTGTATCTGGGCGGCCCGGGCGTCGCGCGCGGCTATCTGGGCCGCGCGGCGGCGACGGCCGAGCGCTTCGTTCCGCATCCGCACGAGGCGGGCGCGCGCGTCTACCGGACGGGCGACCGGGTGCGGCTGCGCGCGGACGGCCGGCTCGATTTCCTCGGGCGTCTGGACGATCAGGTGAAGATTCGCGGCTACCGCGTCGAGCCGGGCGAGGTGAGCGCCGCGCTGCGCGCGCTGCCGGGCGTCGCGCAGGGAGAGACGCTCGCGCTCGAGCACGACGGACGGCTGCGTCTTGTCGCATTCGCGACGCCCGCCGCGGGCGCGCGGCTTTCGGGCGATGCGCTGCGCGATGCGCTCGCCGCGCGCCTGCCCGACTACATGGTGCCCGCCGCGCTCGTCGTGCTCGACGCGCTGCCCGTGACCGCGAACGGCAAGATCGATCGCGCGGCGCTGCGCGCGCTCGCGGCGGCGCCCGCGCCTGCAACGGCCGCCGACGAGGACGCGCCGCGAGGCCCGATCGAAGAGACGCTCGCGGCGGTCTGGCGCGACGTGCTGAAGGCCGCGCGCGTCGGGCGTCACGACAATTTCTTCGAGCTCGGCGGCGATTCGATTCTCGTGTTGCAGGTGATCGCGCGCTCGCGCAAGCGCGGCGTCAAGTTCACGCCGAAGCAGCTGTTCGACGGCCCGACGCTCGCCGAGCTCGCGCGCGTCGCGGCGTCGATCGAGGCCGTCGCGCCGAAGGAGGGCGCGGCCGTCGCCGCGAAAGCTGCCGCCACGCAGCCGGCTTGCGCCGCCAACCGGAATGAAGCGTCGCTCACGCCCGCGCAACTGCGCTTCTTCGATCTCGACATCCCGTGCCGGGGCCACTGGAATCAGTCGATCCAGCTCGAGGTCGCCGGCGCATTCGATTTCGACGCCTTCGCACGCGCGTTCGACGCGCTGCTGAACCATCACCCGGTATTCCGCGAACGCTTCGCGCCGACCGGCGAAAACGGCGCGTGGCGGGTTTCCGCCGCGCCGCGCGCGTTCGACACGCTGCCGCTCGCCGCCGGCGCCGCGCGCGACGAAGCGGATGCGCTCGCGCAGTTCGACGCGCTGCAACGCACGCTCGACCTGGCGCACGGCCCGCTTGCGTGCGCATTCGCGGCGGCGCTGCCGGACGGGACGGCGGCCGGCGCGACGAAGCTGTATCTGGCGATCCATCACGCGATCGTCGACGGCGTGTCCTGGCGCGTGCTGCTCGACGATCTCGACGCCGCGTACCGCGCCGCGTGCGAGCGCCGCGCGGTGCGGCTCGCGCCGACGGGCGCGAGCGCGTCCGAATGGGCGGCGCGCCTTTCGCGCGCGGCCCGCGATCCGGCCGGGCCGTTCGCGAGCGAGCTGCCGTACTGGGCGGCGCTCGCCGCGCCGCACGACGATCTGCGGCTCGACCGTCCCGACGCGGCGGCGGCCAACGCGGACGCGGATGTCGTGATCCAGACGCTCGATCCGTCTCTGACGCGCGACGTGCTGACCGACGCGAACGCCGCATACCGCACGCACGCGGTCGAGCTGCTGATCGCGGCGCTCGTCTCGGCGCTCGGCCGCCGCACGGGCGCGGCGTCGTGCCGGCTCGAGCTCGAAGGGCACGGCCGCGAGGCGCTCTTCGACGACATCGACGCGAGCCGCACGCTCGGCTGGCTGACGAGTCATTATCCGGTCGCGTTCGCGGTGGAGGCGACGCCCGCCGCGACGCTCGCCGGCGTGAAGGACGCGCTGCGCGCGGTGCCGAACAAGGGGCTCGGCTTCGGCGTGCTGCGCCATTACGGCGACGACGCGACGCGCGCCGCGCTCGCGCAGGTCGCGCGCCCGCGCGTGACGTTCAACTATCTCGGCCAGTTCGACGCGCCGCGCGACGCCGCGCTCGTGCCGCGCTTCGGCGGCGCGGGCCGCGAGCGCGATCCGGCGGGGCCGCTCGGCAACGCCCTTGCGATCCACGCGTACGTCGACGCGAACGACGACCGCGCGCTGAAGGTGCACTGGGTGTACGGCGCGACGCAATTCGACCGCGCGACGATCGATGCGCTCGCCGCACAGTTCGACGCGGCGCTGCGCGCGCTCGCCGCCGCGTGTCGCGCGCGCGTGGCCGAGCGCGGCGCGGGCGCGACGCCCGGCGACTATCCGCTCGCGCGCGCGGCCGGCCTCACGCAGGAAGCGCTCGACCGGCTGCCGTTCGACGCGCGCGCGATCGACGACATCTATCCGCTGTCGCCGATGCAGCAAGGCATTCTGTTCCATTCGCTGTTCGCGCCGGAGCGCGCGACGTACGTGAACCAGCTCGTCGCGACGCTCGTCGATCCCGACGTCGAGCGGCTGCGCGGCGCGTTCGACGCGGCCGTTCCGCGCCACGACATCCTGCGCACCGGCTTTGCCGCGCACGAGGCGAAGCCGATGCAGATCGTCCATCGCCACGCGCGGATGCCGATCGAGATCGTCGACTGGCGCGGCGCGCACGCGAGCGCCGGGGCGCTCGACGCGGCGCTCGACGCGTGGCTCGCCGCCGACCGCGCGCGCGGCTTCGATCTCGCGACGCCGCCGCTGATGCGCGTGACGCTGATCCGCACGGGCGAGGCCGACTGGCGGCTTGTCTGGACCCGCCATCATCTGCTGCTCGACGGCTGGAGCACCGCGCGCCTGTTCGCGGACGTGCTGCGCGACTACATCGAGCCGCCGCGCGCGAACCCGTTCGCCGCGCCGGCGCGCACGCGCTACCGCGATTTCATCGCGTGGCTCGCGCGGCGCGATGTCGGCGCGGACCGCGCGTTCTGGCTCGAGCGCGTCGCGCGGCTCGGCGAGCCGACGCGCGTCGCCGAGCTCGAACGAAGCGCGAGCGGCGCGCCGGACGGCGACGCAGGCGCGCGCGAGACGGCCGGCCGCGCGAACTGGCGCGCGACGCTGCCCGCCGCGGACACCGCGCGCATCGCGGAGGCGGCGCGCCGGATGAAGGTGACCGTCAACACGATCGTGCAGGGCGCATGGGCGCTCGCGTTGCAGCGGATCACGCACCGCGCGGCGGTCGCGTTCGGCGCGACGGTCGCGGGGCGCCCGGACGCGCTGCCCGAGGTCGACACGGTGCTCGGCCTCTTCATCAACACGCTGCCTGTGATCGCCGCGCCGCTGCCGCAGCGCGTCGCGCGCGACTGGCTCGCGAGCCTGCAGCGCGACAACGCGGCGGCGCTCGAGCACGCGCATGCGCCGCTCTACGAGATCCAGCAGTGGGCGGGCTTGGGCGGCCCGCTGTTCGACACGCTCGTCGTGTTCGAGAATTACCCGGTCGACGAAGCATGGCAGGGGCGCGATGCGCGCGCGCTGCAAAAGCGCGACCTGCGCAACATCGAGGCAACCGACTTCGCGCTGACGCTCGTGATCGAGGCGGGCGACACGCTCGCGATCGACTACGGCTACGATCCCGCGCGCCTCGGGCAGGCGCGTGTCGAAGCGCTGCATCGTGCGTTCGCCGCGTGCATCGCGGGCCTCGTGAATCATCCCGACGCGCCGCTCGGCGCGATTTCGTGCGCGAGCGCCGACGATCTCGCACTGATCGCGCGCAGCAACGCGACCGATGTCGACTGGCCCGACGCGCAGCGCGCGCCGCTCTTCGCGCAATTCGAAGCGGCCGCGCGCACGCGGCCCGACGCGATCGCGCTCGAATTCGCCGATGCGGACGCCGACGGCACGGTCGCGCGGATGCGCTACGGCGAACTCGACGCGAAGGCCGGGCGCGTCGCGGCGGCGCTCGCCGCCTGCGGCGTGCGGCCCGATTCGATCGTCGCGCTGTGCGTCGAGCGCTCGTTCGACATGGTCGTCGCGCTCGTCGGCGCGATGAAGGCCCGCGCCGCGTATCTGCCCGTCGATCCCGATTATCCGGCCGAGCGGATCGCGCATTTGCTCGGCGACGCGAAGCCGCCCGTCGTGATCACGCAGGCGCATCTGCGCGCGCGCGTCGAGGCGGCGCTCGCGGGCGCGCACGCGGAGGCCGTCGTCGTCACGATCGACGAATGGCTCGAGCGCGCGCCGGCCGCTTTCCCGGGCGCGACCGAAACCGGCGCCGGACGCATCGCGGCGGCGGCCGACGTCGCGGCGGACCAGCTCGCCTACCTGATCTACACGTCCGGTTCGACCGGCCAGCCGAAGGGCGCGGGCAACACGCACGGCGCGCTCGCGAACCGGATCGCGTGGATGCAGCGCGCATACCGGCTCACGCCCGATGACGTCGTGCTGCACAAGACGCCGTTCGGCTTCGACGTATCGGTGTGGGAGTTCGTGTGGCCGCTCTCCGTCGGCGCGAAGCTCGCGATCGCGGCGCCCGGCGATCACCGCGATCCGGCGCGCCTCGTCGCCGCGATCGACGCGCACCGCGTGACGACGCTGCACTTCGTGCCGTCGATGCTCGCCGCGTTCGTCGCGTATCTCGACGATTTCGGCGCGGCCGCGCGCTGCGCGAGCGTGCGCACGATCGTCGCGAGCGGCGAGGCGCTCGCGCCCGAGCTCGTCGCGCGCGTCGCCGCGCTGCTGCCGCACGCGCAGCTTCACAACCTGTACGGCCCGACCGAGGCGGCGATCGACGTGTCGCACTGGCGCTGCACGGCAGCCGACGCCGCGGCCGCCGCGGTGCCGATCGGCCACCCGATCGCGAACGTGCAACTGCACGTGCTCGACGCGGCGCTGCAACCGGCGCCCGTCGGCGCGACGGGCGAGCTGTATCTCGGCGGCGCCGGGCTCGCGCGCGGCTACGTCGGCCGCGCGGCGCTGACGGCCGAGCGTTTCGTGCCCGATCCGTTCGTGCCCGGCGCACGCCTGTACCGCACGGGCGACCTCGCGCGGCGGCGCGCCGACGGCGCGCTCGACTATCTCGGCCGCATCGACACGCAGGTGAAGCTGCGCGGCCAGCGCATCGAGTTGGGCGAGATCGAGGCGCTGCTGCGCTCGGCGCACGGCGTGCGCGATGCGGTCGTGATCGTGCGCGGCGATCGGCTCGTCGGCTACGTCGCGTGCGCGGCGCCCGCCGGGTTCGACGCGGCCGCGCAGATCGAGCGGCTGCGCGCGCGACTGCCCGCGTACATGGTGCCCGCGCAACTCGTCGCGCTCGATGCGCTGCCCGTCACGCCGAACGGCAAGTGCGACCGCCGCGCGCTGCCGGAGCCCGCGTTCGACGCGCGCGTCGTCGAAGCGCCGCGGACGGATACCGAGCGCGCGCTCGCCGCGATCTGGCAGCGCGTGCTGAAGCTGCCGGACATCGGCCGCGACGAGGATTTCTTCACGCTCGGCGGCCATTCGCTGCTCGCCGCGCAGGCGAACGCGCAGGCGAATCTGCAGTGGTCGCTGACGCTGCCGCTGCGCACGATCTTCGACGAGCGCACGCTCGCGCGCTGCGCGGCGGCGATCGACCGCGCGCGCGAAGCCGGCCGCGACCACGACGCCGCGAGCGCGATCGACGCGCTGCTCGGCGAGCTCGAAGCCCAGTAA